A genomic stretch from Eptesicus fuscus isolate TK198812 chromosome 15, DD_ASM_mEF_20220401, whole genome shotgun sequence includes:
- the LOC129151662 gene encoding interferon omega-2-like, with amino-acid sequence MALLLSLLTALVLFSSGPGGALGCDPPQDHVLLSRENLVLLSHMSTISPLFCLKDRKHFSFPRATVDGSQVQKAQAISVLHEMLQQISDLLPTDNSSVTWNMTLVDQLRTGLHRQLEDLDTCWAREMGEEGSALATQGPTLALKRYFQGLRLYLKEKKYSDCAWEVVRVEIMRSFSSTRALQERLRYKDGDVRSP; translated from the coding sequence ATGGCCCTCCTGCTCTCGCTACTCACGGCCCTGGTGCTGTTCAGCTCTGGCCCCGGTGGAGCTCTGGGCTGTGACCCGCCTCAGGACCACGTCCTGCTCAGCAGGGAGAACTTAGTGCTTCTGAGCCACATGAGCACCATCTCCCCTCTCTTCTGTCTGAAGGACAGAAAGCACTTCAGCTTCCCCCGGGCAACGGTGGATGGCAGCCAGGTCCAGAAGGCCCAGGCCATCTCTGTCCTCCACGAGATGCTCCAGCAGATCTCCGACCTCTTGCCCACAGACAACTCCTCTGTCACCTGGAACATGACCCTCGTGGACCAACTGCGCACAGGACTCCATCGGCAGCTGGAAGACCTGGACACCTGTTGGGCGCgggagatgggagaggagggATCTGCCCTGGCCACGCAGGGCCCTACCCTGGCCTTGAAGAGGTACTTCCAGGGCCTCCGTCTCTacctgaaggagaagaaataCAGTGACTGCGCCTGGGAAGTTGTCAGAGTGGAAATCATGAGATCCTTCTCCTCAACAAGAGCCTTGCAAGAAAGGTTAAGATATAAGGATGGAGATGTGAGGTCACCATGA
- the LOC129151670 gene encoding interferon omega-2-like, with product MALLLSLLTALVLFSSGPGGALGCDPPQDHVLLSRENLVLLSHMSTISPLFCLKDRKHFSFPRATVDGSQVQKAQALSVLHEMLQQISDLLSIENSSVTWNTTLVDQLRTGLHRQLEDLDSCWAREMGEEGSALATQGPTMALKRYFQGLRLYLKEKKYSDCAWEVVRVEIMRSFSSTRALQERLRNKDGDQGSP from the coding sequence ATGGCCCTCCTGCTCTCGCTACTCACGGCCCTGGTGCTGTTCAGCTCTGGCCCCGGTGGAGCTCTGGGCTGTGACCCGCCTCAGGACCACGTCCTGCTCAGCAGGGAGAACTTAGTGCTTCTGAGCCACATGAGCACCATCTCCCCTCTCTTCTGTCTGAAGGACAGAAAGCACTTCAGCTTCCCCCGGGCAACGGTGGATGGCAGCCAGGTCCAGAAGGCCCAGGCCCTCTCTGTCCTCCACGAGATGCTCCAGCAGATCTCCGACCTCTTGTCCATAGAGAACTCCTCTGTCACCTGGAACACGACCCTCGTGGACCAACTGCGCACAGGACTCCATCGGCAGCTGGAAGACCTGGACTCCTGTTGGGCGCgggagatgggagaggagggATCTGCCCTGGCCACGCAGGGCCCTACCATGGCCTTGAAGAGGTACTTCCAGGGCCTCCGTCTCTacctgaaggagaagaaataCAGTGACTGCGCCTGGGAAGTTGTCAGAGTGGAAATCATGAGATCCTTCTCCTCAACAAGAGCCTTGCAAGAAAGGCTGAGAAATAAGGATGGAGACCAGGGGTCACCTTGA
- the LOC103305022 gene encoding interferon omega-2-like codes for MALLLSLLTALVLFSSGPGGALGCDPPQDHVLLSRENLVLLSHMSTISPLFCLKDRKHFSFPRATVDGSQVQKAQALSVLHEMLQQIFNLLPTDNSSVTWNMTLVDQLRTGLHRQLEDLDTCWAREMGEEGSALAMQGPTLALKRYFQGLRLYLKEKKYSDCAWEVVRVEIMRSFSSTRALQERLRNKDGDVGSP; via the coding sequence ATGGCCCTCCTGCTCTCGCTGCTCACGGCCCTGGTGCTGTTCAGCTCTGGCCCCGGTGGAGCTCTGGGCTGTGACCCGCCTCAGGACCACGTCCTGCTCAGCAGGGAGAACTTAGTGCTTCTGAGCCACATGAGCACCATCTCCCCTCTCTTCTGTCTGAAGGACAGAAAGCACTTCAGCTTCCCCCGGGCAACGGTGGATGGCAGCCAGGTCCAGAAGGCCCAGGCCCTCTCTGTCCTCCACGAGATGCTCCAGCAGATCTTTAACCTCCTGCCCACAGACAACTCCTCTGTCACCTGGAACATGACCCTCGTGGACCAACTGCGCACAGGACTCCATCGGCAGCTGGAAGACCTGGACACCTGTTGGGCGCgggagatgggagaggagggATCTGCCCTGGCCATGCAGGGCCCTACCCTGGCCTTGAAGAGGTACTTCCAGGGCCTCCGTCTCTacctgaaggagaagaaataCAGTGACTGCGCCTGGGAAGTTGTCAGAGTGGAAATCATGAGATCCTTCTCCTCAACAAGAGCCTTGCAAGAAAGGCTGAGAAATAAGGACGGAGACGTGGGATCGCCCTGA